One window of the Nitrospirota bacterium genome contains the following:
- a CDS encoding DUF3015 family protein, with translation MKKLLIGVLVTGVLSSGVAYAASQAQSNTGCGLGAVLIGEKGNDSLLGQLAMTLLNGTSANQTFGITSGTSECKAPAKIVKNERLNEFVVANIDNLSKDIAMGNGESLDTMAELMGISIDKRAEVYSKIQANFANIFTSASVEAPQVVDNIAAIIQ, from the coding sequence ATGAAGAAACTGTTAATCGGTGTATTAGTGACAGGGGTATTGTCATCAGGTGTAGCATATGCTGCGAGCCAGGCACAGTCTAATACAGGATGTGGTTTGGGTGCTGTACTCATTGGTGAAAAAGGCAATGATTCATTGCTTGGACAGCTCGCTATGACATTATTAAATGGAACTTCCGCTAATCAGACATTTGGTATTACGTCAGGTACTTCAGAATGTAAGGCTCCGGCAAAGATTGTAAAGAATGAGAGATTGAATGAATTTGTTGTTGCCAACATTGACAACCTTTCTAAAGACATTGCAATGGGTAATGGTGAATCCCTTGATACAATGGCTGAACTGATGGGGATTTCCATTGATAAGAGGGCTGAGGTTTATAGTAAGATACAGGCGAACTTTGCGAATATTTTCACATCTGCATCCGTAGAAGCGCCCCAGGTTGTGGATAACATTGCTGCAATTATTCAATAG